The sequence TAATAAGCAAATTTACCTTTTAATAGTAAAAATTAATTAAATATTCCGCTACTGCTTAGGGTGATATCATTATCTATCCACTCTTTAACAGCTGGGATTTTAACTAAAGTTTTGCATAATGGCTCGCTTGAATTACTAGCATCATCAACACTAATAGTATCGCTTGCGAGCGTGATATTTAGGCAACTTGTCCAAGCTTCGTTTTTATCTAGTGATTTTTTATATGTTGGAGCGAGATTTTCTAGATTGCTTTGAGATTTTAATTCACCAGCTGGTAGTTTGCCATTTATAGTGTAATATGCAGTAAGCTGGACGATGGTATCTTTTAGTAAAGTAGCTGATGTTACAGCACTTGCATCATCCTTAGTAGCAACTAGCCTAGGTACTGCGATACTAGCTAAAATGCCAAGCACCACAATGACAAAGACTAGCTCAATCATTGTAAATGCGCTTCTCATCACGCTACCACATTTGGAAAATCATATACTAATCTTCCAGATTTTATAGTTTTGATTGCAGCACCTTTTAGTTTTTTACCTAGAAGTGGTGAGTTTTGTGATTTAGATTTGTTTAGCTTTTCATCGTAGAGATATTCAAAATCAGGATCGACAATTGTAATGTCGGCCAAATAACCCTCAGCGATAACTCCTCTATCGTTTAGTTTTAGTAGTTTAGCTGGATTTAGGCTAGTTAGCTCTACCATCTTATTTAAGCTTATCACCCCATCTCTAACTAAATTTAAAGTAAGTGGAATGAGCGTTTGAAGGCCTAAAATTCCAAATGGAGCCTTATCAAATTCTCTTTGTTTTTCATCATTATGATGTGGAGCGTGGTCAGTACAGATGATATCTATCACGCCATTTTTTAATCCATCTCTCATAGCCTCTACATCAGCTTTGGTGCGAAGTGGTGGAGACATTTTGTAATTTGTATCGTAGTTTTCTAGCTCACTTTCATCAAAAGTAAAGTGGTGCGGGCAGACTTCACAAGTGATATTTATTCCCTCTTTTTTAGCTGTTTCTATTAGTTTTAAACTCCATGCACTACTAACATGAGCTATATGGATATGGCCACCTGTGAGTTTAGCTAATAGCATATCACGACTTATCATTATCTCTTCTTGTTCTCTTGGCATACCTTTTATACCTAGTTTCATAGACATTAGACCTTCATTCATGTGGCCATTTCTACATAGTGAGCAGTCTTGAGAGTGATTTATGATAAATGAGCCGTGAAACGCTGAATACTCAAGCGCAGCTCTCATAACATCGCTAGAGCTAACAGGCAATCCATCATCGCTAAATGCCACGCATCCAGCCTCGCTCATCTCGCCCATCTCAGTAATTCCACCGCCTTTCATTCCTTTGGTTATAGCGCCAATTGGCATTAAATCTATTAGGCCTCGTTTTTTAGCCTTTTCTATCATATCTCTAGTTATTGTAGCATTATCATTAACAGGATTTGTATTTGCCATTGGACAACAAGCAGTTACTCCACCAGCTACTGCAGTTTGCGATCCAGTAATAATATCATCTTTATACTCAAACCCTGGATCTCTAAAATGCACATGGATATCAATTAATCCTGGCATAACTAATTTGCCATTAGCATCTATTACTATATCAGCAGATGGCTCATCTGTGGTAATAGAGATAATTTTATCATCTTGTATTAATATATTTGCTTTTTTACTCTCGTTGGCATTGATTATTGTTCCATTTTTTATTAAAGTTTTCATTATAGCCCTTTTAGATTTTTATAAACTATATCTAATATAGCCATACGCACAGCTACGCCATTTTCTACTTGTGATAAGATTGTAGATATGCGTGGGTCATCAGCTACATCGCTATTTAACTCTACGCCACGATTGATTGGTCCTGGATGGAGGATTATTACATTTTCTTTTGCTTTTTGCATTCTAGTTTTGCTTAGTCCAAAATATCTGCAATACTCTCTAATGCTTGGAAATGGAGTCTCATCATCGCTTCTTTCTAGCTGAATTCTAAGCATTATAATAGCATCGCTTCCACTTACTGCCTCATCCATATCTTTGCAAATTTCACAACCAAACACCTTAGTATATTGCATCATTTGGGGTGGGCCAAATAGCTTAACTTTTATACCTAATGTTTGCATAGCATAGATATTTGATCTAGCTACCCTAGAGTGAGCTATATCACCAATGATTGAAACTGTAAGATTATTAAATGAGCCAAATTTTTCATGTATTGTAAAGAGATCTAATAACGCTTGAGTAGGATGCTCATTGCAACCATCTCCTGCATTTATCACACAGCTAGGAGTGCGAGAAGCGACAAATTGTGCTGCACCTGAACTACTATGACGCATTATAAAGATATCTGTTTGCATAGATTCTATATTTTTGATTGTATCTATTAGGGTTTCGCCTTTATTGGTGCTTGAGTTACTAGCAGTGAAATTTATAGCATCGCTAGATAGCCTTTTGGCCGCAATTTCAAAGCTTGTGCGAGTTCTAGTGGAGTTTTCGAAAAATGAATTTACAACCGTTACGCCTTTTAGAAGTGGAGACTTTTTCTCATTTTGTAAATTTAGATTTTTATAATCTTTAGCTAGGTTTAAAATTTGATATATATCCTCGGTGGTAAGATCTTTTGTAGAGATGAGATCCTTTTTGGAGTATGCCATTTTTGCCCCTTTTTTTAATACGATATTTTATCTAGATTTGGCTTAATGGTAGATTTAATTTTGAAATTTTATTCATTTATTTAAATTCAAATTTTATTGACAATTTAAGAAAATTTGTATAAAATTGGTTCTTTCAAACTACAATTTTATTCGTTGTACTGCTATTTATTCACTATATTAAAGAGGTCTAATGGAAAATAAGGAAACTGCTCAACAATCAAACCAACCAACCAAAAAACAACACACACGCACACACACGCCAGTTGATGGCTATAAAATAGAAGAGTTAAGACTCCAAGACTTAGATAGCCTAGTAGCAATCGCCGAAGAAGTAGGCGTCCAAAACCCTAGAGAATTTCGCCGCCAAGAGCTAGTATTTGAAATTTTAAAAGCCCAAACCAAGCAAGGCGGATTTATCTTATTTACTGGAATTTTAGAGATAGTTGAGGGCGGATATGGCTTTTTACGCTCTACTGATGCGAATTTGAGTGATTCTGCTAATGATACATATGTTAGCCTAAGCCAGATTAAAAAATTCGCCCTAAGAGTCGGCGATATCATAACCGGACAAGTAAGAGAGCCAAGAGAACAAGAGAAATATTACGCTCTTTTAAAGATAGAAGCGATAAATTATAAATCCATAGCCGAAGCCAAAGAGCGCCCATTATTTGATAACCTAACTCCGCTATTTCCAAATCAAAAAATTCAATTAGAATATGATCCAATGAAGCTTACAGGTCGTGTGCTTGATCTTTTCACCCCGATAGGCAAGGGGCAAAGGGGACTTATAGTTGCCCCACCTAGAACAGGTAAAACTGAGCTTATGAAAGAGCTAGCTCACGGCATTACAAGAAATCATCCAGAAGTTGAGCTAATAGTGCTTTTAATAGATGAGAGGCCAGAAGAGGTTACAGATATGCAACGCAGTGTGCGTGGTGAGGTATTTAGCTCTACATTTGACTTACCAGCGTCAAATCATGTAAGGGTAGCCGAGTTGGTGATAGAAAAGGCTAAAAGGCTAGTAGAGATGGGAAAAGATGTTGTGATATTGCTTGATAGCATTACTCGCCTTGCTAGAGCGTATAACACAGTAACCCCAAGTAGCGGTAAGGTTTTAAGTGGTGGTGTGGATGCCAATGCCCTTCATAAACCAAAGAGATTTTTTGGTGCAGCTAGAAATATAGAAAATGGCGGAAGTCTAACGATAGTAGCGACTGCTTTGATCGATACAGGTTCTAGAATGGATGATGTGATATTTGAAGAGTTTAAAGGCACGGGTAATAGCGAAATTATCTTAGATCGCACCATTTCAGATCGTAGAATTTATCCAGCTGTAAATATACTCAAATCTGGCACTAGAAAAGATGAATTACTACAAGGTAGCGATGATTTAGGCAAAATTTGGGCTATACGAAATATTATAGCTACTATGGATGATATAGAGGCTCTTAAATTCCTATACTCTAAAATGTTAAAAACCAAAAACAATAAAGAGCTTTTAAGCATAATGAATGAATAAGGACTAAATTTGAAAGCTTTAGCACTCAAATATCGCCCAAAGAGCTTTGATGAATTGATAGGTCAAGATGTGGTGGCAAATACGCTATCTCATGCCTTAGATTCTAATAGATTAGGCCATGCGTATCTATTTTCGGGGCTTAGAGGGAGTGGCAAAACTAGTAGCGCTAGGATTTTTGCTAAGGCTTTATTGTGTCAAAAGGGTATAAGCGCTCATCCGTGCGAAGTTTGCCCAAATTGTATAATGGCTAATGAAAATCGACATATGGATATCATAGAGATGGACGCAGCAAGTCATCGTAAAATTGATGATATCAGAGAGTTAATCGAGCAGACAAAATACTCACCAAGTAGTGCGAGATTTAAGATATTTATCATTGATGAGGTTCATATGCTAACCAAAGAGGCCTTTAATGCGCTTTTAAAGACGCTTGAAGAGCCACCTGATTATGTTAAATTTATTTTAGCGACTACTGATCCGCTGAAACTTCCAGCTACTGTTTTATCACGGACTCAACATTTTAGATTTCACTCTATTGCTAAGGCTAGTGTGGTGAAGCATTTGGAGTTTATATTAAATAAAGAAGGGATTGAATTTGAACCAAGAGCCTTAGAGGTCTTAGCTAGAAGTGGTGGTGGTAGCCTTAGAGATACTCTTACCTTACTTGATCAAGCTATTATCTACTCACACGAAAAGCTCACGCATAAGGTTGTTGTAGATATGTTAGGACTGCTTGATCCAGCTAAGATCGATGAGATATTTGCAATAATAAATTCAAAGGATAAAAATAATCTTTTACAGCTTTTAAATGAGCTTCAAAATTATGATTCTAGCTCAATAATTGATGAATTAATCGAGTATTTAAAGTATAAATTTATACACCAAAATGGCGACTTTTCACTTTTGATTTTTGAGAGATTTTTTAGGATATTAAGCGAAGCTAAAGCTATGCTAAATAACTCAGCCGATCCAGAATTTGTTTTATTTATCACATTATTTATGATGCTTGAGGCATTTAATCTTACAAATATTGATGATGCAATATCATCACTAAAATCTCAATCACCCAATTCAAATTTATCGCTAAATTCAGTGTCAAATTTAACCTCGCAGCCAACAGAGCAAAACCATTCTAATTTAACATCAGTTAAGCCAAAATCAAAAAATAACTATCAACTATTTGTTGATGCCATTTATGATAAAAGCTATGAACTAGGTGTAATTTTTGATGAGTGTGTGAGTTTTAAAGGGTTTAAAGATAACACTTTAAATCTTGAGTTTGCTATGAGTGATGATCAGCTAATTTTGGCTAGGAAATTTTATAATGATGTAATTTTACCATCTGTTCGTAGTATTTATGGAGAAAATAGCAAGCTAAATGTACAAAAAAGTGAACCAAAAAAGCAAAGCCCACTTAGCCGTGCTCCAATGCCACCAATAATAGGACAGACTACGCTAAATAAGCAAAATCCAAATTCAAAACCAACCGACGAGCCAAAAGGATTAGAGGCACTAAAATCATCGCTTAGCCAAGAGGATATGAATTTAAAAGAGTTAAAACGGCTGTTTGGCGAGCCGCAGATTTTATCAAATAGTTAGGAAAATTATGGAAAATATAAGAAATTTCAGCATCATAGCCCATATAGATCATGGTAAAAGCACGCTAGCAGATCGCATTATAACAGAGTGTGGCGCTGTTGATGAGAGATCTATGAGCTCTCAAGTCATGGATACAATGGATATAGAAAAAGAGCGCGGAATCACTATAAAAGCGCAATCTGTAAGGCTTGGCTATACACTTGATGGCGAGCATTATATATTAAATTTGATTGATACCCCGGGACATGTGGATTTTAGCTATGAAGTTAGTAGGAGTTTGGCAAGTTGTGAAGGGGCTTTGCTAGTAGTAGATGCCTCTCAAGGAGTCGAGGCCCAGACAATAGCAAATGTATATATCGCACTTGAAAATAATCTTGAGATAATTCCAGTAATAAACAAAATAGATCTCCCAGCAGCCGATCCTGATAGAGTTAAAAATGAGATAGAGCATGTTATTGGGCTTGATTGCTCTGAGGCTTTAGAGGTGAGTGCTAAAAGTGGAGTTGGGATAAAAGAGCTAATAGAGACGATAATTCGCAAGATTCCACCACCAAAAGCGGATTTAAATTTGCCACTTAAAGCGCTTATTTATGATAGTTGGTTTGATAACTATCTAGGTGCTTTGGCTCTTGTGAGATTATATGATGGTAGCCTTAAAAAGGGTGATGAAGTCTATGTAATGGGAACTGATAAAAGGCATATTGTATTAGATCTGATGTATCCAAATCCTGTTTCGCCTATCAAGACTAATGAGCTAAAAGCTGGTGAGGTAGGCATAGTGGTTTTGGGGCTAAAAGATGTAGCCAGTGTCAGCGTAGGCGATACCATAACCCTAGCCAAAAATAGGGCCGCAGAGCCAATAGGTGGATTTGAAAAGGCCAAGCCATTTGTCTTTGCTGGATTATATCCTATTGATACGGATAAATTCGAAGATTTAAGAGATGCTTTAGATAAATTAAAATTAAATGACAGCTCTATAAGTTATGAGCCTGAAACTTCAGCGGCTCTTGGTTTTGGATTTAGGGTTGGATTTTTGGGTTTATTACATATGGAAGTTGTCAAAGAGAGATTAGAGCGTGAGTTTAATCTAGATTTGATAGCTACCGCACCGACAGTTACCTATCAAGTAGTATGCACCGATGGAGCTACCATAAATATCCAAAACCCAAGCGAACTACCACCAGTAAATAAAATAGAGCATATAAAAGAGCCATATGTCAAGGCTACTATCATCACGCCAAGCGAGTTTTTAGGTAATATCATAACTCTTTTAAGCTCACGCCGTGCTATTCAAACTAAGATGGATTATATCACCACTTCAAGGGTACTTTTGGAGTATGATATACCGATGAATGAGATAGTTATGGATTTTTATGATAAGCTCAAAAGCGCCACAAAAGGCTATGCGAGTTTTGATTATGAGCCAAGTGAGTATAGGATTGGCAAGTTAGTTAAGCTAGATATCAAAGTAGCAGGCGAGACCGTAGATGCTCTATCTATCATAGTACCTGAAGAAAAGGCTATGAGCAAGGGTAGGGATTTTGTCAAAGCGATGAAAGAGATAGTCCCAAGACAGCTATTTGAAGTGGCGATCCAAGCTAGTATAGGAAGCAAAATTATCGCTAGAGAAACGGTCAAATCAATGGGCAAAAATGTAACTGCTAAATGCTATGGTGGCGATATAACACGCAAAAGAAAACTTCTAGAAAAACAAAAAGAGGGTAAAAAGCGTATGAAAGCCATAGGCAAGGTTACCTTGCCTAGCGAGGCGTTTTTAAGCGTGCTTAAGATAGATTAAGGGGAGATGATGAAAAGGGGATTATGGATTGTACCAGCATTGATTATAGCTGGATGTAGCTCTGATAGCTCTAAGGCGACAGATATATTAAATAGCGTTAAAGATGCCAATATCCAAGAGATTATCAAGGTTGCCTTGCCAGAAGAGATCAAATCCAACCCAGCAATGGAGTATATACAAAACGCTATGGATAAAAATCAAAATGAGATAATAAAAAATATAGAGATATTAAGCCAAGATCTCAGTGAAAATAACGCCTATATAACTATCAAAATCAGATCTGCCAATGCCCATATAGATGGAGATAAGATCAAACTCAAAAGAGATGATAAGGGCGAGTGGATAATAATAAAATAGCATATTAATCTAAAATGGCATAAAATTTGCTAATAAGCCAAAAGGAGTTTAATGCCTTATATAAATATCAAAGTAACAAAAGAGAATGGAGAGCCTACAACGGAGCAAAAAGCGAAGTTGATAGAGGGCGTAACGGAGCTAGTAAGTCAAATTTTAGGTAGAAACAGATCTAGCACCATAGTAGTAATTGATGAGATAGATATGGAAAATTACGGCTTAGGTGCTAAAAGTATAAAATCTATAAGGGAGAGTAAATGAGATCAATTTTGGTTTTAATCTTAGCTATGATTTTAGGTGGATGCGCTGTAAGCAATAACACACAAACTAACCAGGAGCAAAAACCTAAACAAACACTATTTCGCATAGATGCAAAGTGTGAGCCTTGCTCACAAAGAGGCTATGAGACGCTAATTGATGGTAAATTATACAGAAGCGATGTAGCAATAAATTGTTGTGAAAATATCCGCACAATCGATACATCAGCAGCACTAAAAAAAGTATATATCCATAAAGTTATCGATTTAATAGAAACACAAAAGTTAATAAAAATTAATGGTAAATATATTAAATTTGATAAAAATTTTGCTAAAGTATTTTACGAAACATTAGCTGCTGAACTAGAAGCTCGTGGAATTTATGTTGCAAGTGATGGTGATTCGCCTTATACATATAGGGTTCAGTTTGAATTTGATAATATCAAAAGCATTTATAGTCCAGGTGCAAATTATTTAAATTCAAAACTCTTTGGTACGCTAAAAATTAAAAATATCAATAAAAATAGAACACTCTATATCACTACAACTCAAAATGTAAGCGATCTAAGCGTAAGCAAGATAGATGATTTTGACCTATATATGAATCTACTAATCAAGCAATCAGCCAATAAAGTTGCTCAAGAGATTTCAAAGTTATAAAAGGCCATTTCTAAGGCTATTTTGGTAAATTAATGCGATGTGTGAAATGTGCTAAAATATCGCTTAAATTGATATGTAAAGATTGCCAAAAGATACTTAGTGAGTATCAGCAAGGTTGTAGGCTAGTAGATGGATTTAAGGTATATTATTTTTATAAATATAGTGATATAAAAGAGATTTTATCTACTAAGCATCATCTTTGTGGTTCATTTGCGATTTCGAATTTGGCTCGTTTGAGCCTAACCAAATTCGCTAGTGAGTTTAGCTTTGGGAGCAAGGTTTTAGTAATTCCGCTTGATGATAATACAAAAAGCGGATATTCTCATACTGCTATCCTAGCCAAGGCTTTATCAAATTCAGAATTATCACCGCTTTATAGGGCATTGCGTGCTACAAATAGCGTGAAATATGCTGGAAAATCTTTGGAGTTTCGTCGCAAAAATCCACGGCAATTCAAGCTTTTAAAGCAGATTAAATATCCTGTAATCTTAGTAGATGATATAATCACCACCGGCTCTAGTATGCTAGAGGCTCAAAAGCTCTTAAAAAGAGCCGGAGTTAGGGTGCTTTTTGGCCTAGTTTTAGCCGATGCTAGGGAGTAGGAATTTGAGTGTTAAAATCCTAAATTTATCAAATCCCACACCCAATGCTATATTTTTCTAACATTTGATTTAAGCTTGATATAACCACTCTTGCTTCATCATCGCTCATCATCTGATGGCACGGCAGACTAAGCTCAGCTCTATAAAAATCCTCAGCACCATCTAATCTCATCTCGCCATATAAATTTTTATAAAAGCTAAATTGATAAGTTGGCTTATAATGCACTTGTACCCCAATGCCCATAGCGTGAAGTTCGTTATAGATATCCTCTTTTACGCACCATAAATTCGAGTTTAAAAGCACCGGATATAGATGCCTGGCACTTCTTATATTATCTGGGATATCTATCGTTTTTAGATATTTTGAGTTTTTAAAGGCATCATCATATATCTTAGCAATCTCATAACGCCTATTTATAAATTTATCAAGCTTTTTGATTTGGCTTAGCCCCAAAGCACACGCCACATCGCTTAAGCGGTAATTATAGCCTAGAGTTACCATATCCATATTCCAAGCCTGTTTTTTTACCATACCATGTGAGCGTGTGAGTCTAGCAGATTTAGCGATATTTTCATCATTAGTTAGCAAAGCCCCACCCTCAAAAGTCGTAATAGGCTTAATCGCATGAAAGCTAAAAATCGTAGCATCAGCCAAAGTGCCAACCATCTTGCCATTAATACTACTACCCAAAGCGTGACTAGCATCATCAATAATTTTAATATCTTGCTCTTTTATTAACGCTTTGATAGCATCCATATCTACTGGATACCCACCAAAATCCACAGCGGTTATAACCTTGGTTTTATCGCTTATTAACTCTTTTATAGAGGCTGGATTTATATTACCATTTAAGAGTACATCAGCAAATTTAATCCTAGCACCACACATTATAGCCGCATTTGCGGTGGCTGCGAAGGTTATAGGAGTGGTGATAACTTCATCGCCAGGTCCTACACCAAGTGCGATATATCCAGCGTGAAGTGCCGAAGTGGCTGAGTTCATCACCACAGCATATTTCGCCCCAGTAAGCTCGCACAAAGCACTCTCAAAATCCACCACACGATTTCCACAAGTTAGCATATCGCTTTTTAGCGCTTCTACCACGGCTTGTATATCATCATCTTCTATTTTTTGTCTGCTATAAACCATCATTTTAAACCCTTATTGTAGTATTCTTGGTAGGGTTATGCCAGTTTGGGATTGATATTTGCCATTTTTGTCAGCGTAGCTAGTTTCACAAATCTCATCCCCTTGTAAAAATAGCACCTGAGCTATCCCCTCATTTGCGTAAATTTTAGCTGGAAGTGGGGTTGTATTTGAAATTTCAATTGTGATATGTCCTTCAAATCCAGGCTCAAATGGCGTTACATTGACTATTATCCCACACCTTGCGTATGTACTTTTGCCAAGGCATATAGCTAGGGTATCTCTAGGCATTATGAAATACTCCACCGTCCTAGCTAAGGCAAATGAATTTGGTGGCACAATACAGATATCACCGATGAAATCAACTACATTTTTCTCATCAAAATTTTTAGGGTCTACAACTGTACCACCTACATTTGTAAAGATTTTAAATTCATTTCCAACCCTAATATCATATCCATAACTAGAAAGCCCATAGCTGACAACGCCACGACCGATATTCTCTTCACAAAATGGAGTTATCATCTTGTGTTCTAAGCTCATTTGGCGTATCCATTTATCACTTTTTAAACCCATAAATTTCCCTTTATGCAAATTTATTTAATTATATTTTATATACAATTTTAAGTTAAAGCTAAGTATTATACAATCTAGTTAATTTTGAAATGCTTAAAAAGGAGAATAAATGAGCGGACGCAAAATTCTATCTCTTGTGATTTGTGTTTTAATCGCTGCGGTGTTTTTTGTTTTACCTACGCCACATGGTCTAGAAGACAATGCGTGGCATTTTTTGGGTTTATTTATAGCTGTCATTTTGGCTATCATTTTTGCCATTATGCCACTTGGTGCGATCTGTTTGATAGCGATCGCAATCGTCGCTATTACTGGAATCACGACGCCACAAAGCACTCTTAGACAAACTCAGATCAAGACACTTACTGCATTAGCCAGCAAAGTTGATATTGATAAAATGGAGTTAAAAAAACAGATTTTAAACGCTAAAATTTTAGCTCTTAAAAATGCACTAAACGATCTAAAAATCGAGATAAACTCACAAAATGAAGGTGAAAATTTGCTAAAAGAATTATCAGCTTTGCATCTTAAAAACACGACAAAAACGGCAAATTCAAAGCTTTTAGATGGTAGTGAGATTTCTGTTTTAAATAGTATTGCGTTGAATAAATTTAGTCAAAAAGAGATAGACAAAAAAGTCAAAGCTGCTGAGTGGAAACTCAAAGCCAAAACCGGTATAAACGATGCTTTAAGTGGCTTTTCAAATGCGTTAATTTGGCTCATTGTTATTTCAATCATCGTAGCTAAAGGCATCATAAAAACAGGGCTTGGCGAAAGACTTGCATATTATTTTATCTCTATTTTTGGTAAAAAAACGCTTGGAATTGCCTATTCAATCGCACTTAGCGAGACGATTTTAGCACCCGTCACGCCCTCAAATACAGCTAGGGCTGGAGCTATCATAAATCCGATTGTTCAAGCGATCTCAAAAAGCTTCAAAAGTACGCCAGAAGATGGCACACAAAACAAAATCGGAACATATTTGTCACTTGTAAATTTTCAAGCAAATCCGATCAGCTCAGCAATGTTTATTACCGCAACTGCGCCAAATCCTTTGGTCGTAGATCTTGTCGCAAAAGCTACAAATTTAGATATTTCTATTAGCTGGATACAGTGGGCTTTGGGTATGTTTGTGCCCGGAATTTTGGCGATGATGATTATGCCTTTGGTGATTTATTTTTTATCGCCACCAGAGATCAAATCCACCCTAAATGCTAGAGCTTTTGCCAAAGAAAAACTTGCAGAACTAGGTGCTATGAGACGCGATGAAAAGATTATGTTTGGCGTATTTTTATTTTTACTTATACTTTGGGCTGGTGTATTTGGATTTTTGTTTGGAATCACGCTAAATGCCACAACTATCGCATTTTTAGGTCTTAGTGTCGTGTTGGTGACTGGTGTTTTGAGTTTTGATGAAATTTTAGCCCAAAAAGCCGCATGGAATACACTTGTTTGGTTCTCTGCACTTGTTATGATGGCAACTATGCTTGGCAAACTTGAAGTAACGACATTTTTGGCTTCAAATTTACAACAATTAGCACTAAATTTAGGTCTTGGCGAGATTTCGATTATGCTATTTTTATCGGTTGCGTTTTTGTATTCACACTACTTTTTTGCTTCGACAACTGCACATATTTCGGCAATGTTTTTTGTATTTTATAGCGCAGGTCTTGCACTTGGCGCACCACCGCTTTTGTATGCATTTATTATGATTACAGCTGGAAATGTGATGATGGGTATAACACATTATGCTACAGGAACTGCGCCGGTCATCTTTGGTACTAACTACGTTAGTCTCAAAAAATGG is a genomic window of Campylobacter devanensis containing:
- a CDS encoding ComF family protein, whose translation is MRCVKCAKISLKLICKDCQKILSEYQQGCRLVDGFKVYYFYKYSDIKEILSTKHHLCGSFAISNLARLSLTKFASEFSFGSKVLVIPLDDNTKSGYSHTAILAKALSNSELSPLYRALRATNSVKYAGKSLEFRRKNPRQFKLLKQIKYPVILVDDIITTGSSMLEAQKLLKRAGVRVLFGLVLADARE
- the pseC gene encoding UDP-4-amino-4,6-dideoxy-N-acetyl-beta-L-altrosamine transaminase — translated: MMVYSRQKIEDDDIQAVVEALKSDMLTCGNRVVDFESALCELTGAKYAVVMNSATSALHAGYIALGVGPGDEVITTPITFAATANAAIMCGARIKFADVLLNGNINPASIKELISDKTKVITAVDFGGYPVDMDAIKALIKEQDIKIIDDASHALGSSINGKMVGTLADATIFSFHAIKPITTFEGGALLTNDENIAKSARLTRSHGMVKKQAWNMDMVTLGYNYRLSDVACALGLSQIKKLDKFINRRYEIAKIYDDAFKNSKYLKTIDIPDNIRSARHLYPVLLNSNLWCVKEDIYNELHAMGIGVQVHYKPTYQFSFYKNLYGEMRLDGAEDFYRAELSLPCHQMMSDDEARVVISSLNQMLEKYSIGCGI
- the dcd gene encoding dCTP deaminase — encoded protein: MGLKSDKWIRQMSLEHKMITPFCEENIGRGVVSYGLSSYGYDIRVGNEFKIFTNVGGTVVDPKNFDEKNVVDFIGDICIVPPNSFALARTVEYFIMPRDTLAICLGKSTYARCGIIVNVTPFEPGFEGHITIEISNTTPLPAKIYANEGIAQVLFLQGDEICETSYADKNGKYQSQTGITLPRILQ
- a CDS encoding DASS family sodium-coupled anion symporter, producing MSGRKILSLVICVLIAAVFFVLPTPHGLEDNAWHFLGLFIAVILAIIFAIMPLGAICLIAIAIVAITGITTPQSTLRQTQIKTLTALASKVDIDKMELKKQILNAKILALKNALNDLKIEINSQNEGENLLKELSALHLKNTTKTANSKLLDGSEISVLNSIALNKFSQKEIDKKVKAAEWKLKAKTGINDALSGFSNALIWLIVISIIVAKGIIKTGLGERLAYYFISIFGKKTLGIAYSIALSETILAPVTPSNTARAGAIINPIVQAISKSFKSTPEDGTQNKIGTYLSLVNFQANPISSAMFITATAPNPLVVDLVAKATNLDISISWIQWALGMFVPGILAMMIMPLVIYFLSPPEIKSTLNARAFAKEKLAELGAMRRDEKIMFGVFLFLLILWAGVFGFLFGITLNATTIAFLGLSVVLVTGVLSFDEILAQKAAWNTLVWFSALVMMATMLGKLEVTTFLASNLQQLALNLGLGEISIMLFLSVAFLYSHYFFASTTAHISAMFFVFYSAGLALGAPPLLYAFIMITAGNVMMGITHYATGTAPVIFGTNYVSLKKWWGIGFVMSIVNMVVMILAGLVWWKVLGFY